The genomic interval TGCCATTCCGTCTTTTCGAGGGCCCGGCGGATCTCGCCGTGGAGGGGACGTGCGTCCGGCAGAGTGAGAGCCTCGGTGAGATACCACAGAAGTTCGTGGAGCTGACGCATGACCGGGAACACCTGGAACATCTGCGCGGCCAGGTCGGGGGACGAACGCCAGTCACGGCCACCGTAGGTCACCTGGGAGACCTGTTGGCCGGCACCGAAGCAGTCGTACACGGTGCAGCCGGAGAAGCCCTTCGGCCGCAGCCGGGTGTGGATGCCGCAGCGGAAGTCGTCCTGAAGGTTGGGGCAGGGCCGCCCGGCGTCCTTGTCAATAGCGAAGTCCGCAGAGGCCGTCAGCGTGAGGGCGACGCAGCACAGAGCGAAACAGTTCGCGCAGTCCGCACGCAGGGCCTCCCGTCCGTCGGTGGGCACGGCGGTCGGTTTGTTGTCGGGCACGGGCGGCGGGTCCTCGCGTGAGTGGTGCTGCGGAAAGAACGGGTGCAGAGCACACGAGTCTACCGAGAGGTGAGGAGGCGACACTCCCGTCGGCCCTTGCCGGCTCCGTTCGGCACTGTTGGCCCAGGGCACCAGTCGACCACTGCGACTCCCCGGGGATACCGTCGGCCGCCGCCGGTGCAGACTGGGCAGGGTACGGACGGCGAGGGGGACAGATGGGCACCGAGGAGAGCAACGGATTCGAGCCCGCGACCGGCGACGGCCCACCCGTCGCCGAATCCGCGGCGGCACGGGCCGCTTCGGTGCGGACCGCGTTCGAGGGGCTGCTGCAGATCCGTCGGCTCACCGGTGCCGGGCGGCCCGACCCCGTGGCCGCACCGGCTCCGTGGGAAGTGAACCGCCCGGTCAGGGCCATCGCGTTGGCTCTGGAGAGGTCGGGGGCCACGCCTTCGGCCGTCGACCCGTCGGGACAACGCGTGTCGGCCGGATACCGGGTGAGCGACGGAGAGTCGCCAGGTTCGGTACGGGTCGAGTGGACCGGACCGCCCGGCAGTGGTGCCGCCCATGACGAGGAGGAGGCGCTGGCCGGCTGCGCTTCGGCCTTGCGGGAACTGGGCTGGACAACCCTGCTCTACCGAGGGCCCCGCAGACGGCGTTACCTTGAGGTGGAACCGCCGAGCGGGTTGTCCGGCGGGCGCGGCCGGGCCTGAGGCGGCGTTGAAGCTCCTATAGATCGTCAAGTCCGTGGGCGGTGTCGTTCGTCGAGCGTCTGGTCGTGGCCTCGTCGTCCGACTCCGGTGGCTTGGAGCGTGGCGGGTACTCGGCGTCGTGATCCGGCTCTGGTCGAGGCTGTCGTGGTCGGGGTATCGGTGTTCACGGGGTGCCTGTAGATCTCGCAGGCGACGAACCTTCGAGGCTGCGAACAGCGCGTGCTGCCCGGGCGGACGGACAAGACAGTGAAGAGGCCGGTGGCCAAGCCCCTATGAGGCCACGGGCACCCGTGAGCACACGCGATGGCATCCTCCGGGAGGCCGACGATTCAACGCACAGGCAACCGAAGCGCCAGTCAGACCCAGATCCATGCGCCCGAGCGATGCCGCCTACATCCTCACTGTCAGACCCATGGGGGATGCTTGACGGTCCGACAGCTCTGAGGAGGAGATGCTGAGATGGACAACGATGAGCTCGCCGCGGCACAGGCGTACGTCCGGCTGCTGGAGGCCACCCGGGCAGCGCTCACGGACCCCGACGACGCACCGGTCTACCTGCCGCTGCTCACCTCTCCGATGCGGGAGGCGGACCGTGCCCTGCGCAGCGCGGGGCTGACGGGCAACGAGGACCGGCTGTTCGCTCTCGTACGGGCACTGCAGCCGAGCCTCTCCGGCAGCGACAGATAGGCGGGGCGGAGGTGCCGGCGGGCGAACCGGCGCCCGCCGGTCCGTCCTATCCGGCCTGTCCTCCGTTGACGGGAATGGGCGTGGGTCCCGGAGCGAGTCCGAGCTCCTGTTCGCCGGGGCCGAGCGGTGCGAAGAACCGGGCGACCTCCTGGTCGTCGACCTCGGCGAGGGAGCCCGGTTTCCACTGCGGTGCGTTGTCCTTGTCGATGATCCGGGCTCGTACCCCTTCCACGAAATCAGGGTGTTCGAACGCCCGGCTGGAGACGCGGAACTCCTGGTCGAGAACGGCCTCCAGGCTGTCGAGTCGGGCTGCCCGGCGGACGGCGGCGAGCGTCACCTTGAGCGCGAGCGGCGACTTGGTCAGGAGTTCGTCCGCCGCCGCCTCCGCTGCGGGAAGACCGCTCTCACGTAGTCGGCGGAGGATCTCCTCCACGCTGTCCGCCGCGTAGCAACCGTCGATCCAGTCGCGATCCGCTGCGAGCTCGCCGGCCGGCGGCTCCGTGGCGAACCGCTGCACGATGCCCGCCGCCGACGGGTTCTGGCCGGGCGGCTCTCCCAGCGCCTCGGTCAGGGCAGGCAGGAGGCGGGCAGGGACGTGATGATCGGCCAGACCGCAGAGAACGGCGTCGGCCGCCCCGACGGATCGGCCAGTGAGCGCCAGATGGGTGCCCAGTTGGCCGGGGGCGGTGGCCAGCAGGCGGGTGCCCCCGACATCGGGCACGAAGCCGATCGCGGTCTCGGGCATGGCGACGCGTGAGCGTTCGGTGACGACACGGATTCCGGAGTGTGCGGACACTCCGACTCCTCCGCCCATCACGATGCCGTCCATCAGTGCGACGTACGGTTTCGGGAATCGGGCGATGCGGGCATTGAGGCGGTACTCGTCACGCCAGAACTCCAGGGACGCACGGCCCGAGGACCGTGCGTCGTCGTGCAGGGCGCGGATGTCGCCACCGGCGCACAGACCTCGGTCGCCGGCCCCCGACAGCAGTACGGATGCGATTGATTCGTCGTGCTCGGCGCGGGACAGGGCTTCGTCGAGAAGCCTCACCATGGTGTGGCTGAGAGCGTTGAGAGCCCGGGGGCGGTTCAGTGTGAGGTGCAGGCATGTGCCCCTCTTCTCCAGCAGGACGGGCCGGTCGTCGTTCATGCGTGCGCTCCGCTCGCTGAGCTCGTGGACACGTGGGACGCCCTCCATGGTCGCTCACAGCCCTCGGCCGCCGCCCCGCGCCCCCGGACCGGGCCGGGAGCGGGTAGGTGGGCGCGGGGGCCCGGCGTAAGGGTTCGCGGGCGAGCCGCTGTGGCACTCCCATGGATGCGGCTCGACAATTGAGGCCTACGGGGTCCGCCGACGTGCGGCCCCGCCGGACGACCTCCGGAGCTGGCATGACCGACGACGAACGGCGGCAGGACGCCGAGGCCTCTCCGCTCCGCCGGATCGACCGGAAGACCAACGGTGAGATCCGGCCGACGGAACGCCTCGCCATGAATCGGACCGGCAGCTTCGACTGGGACCTGGACACCCGGACCCTGGACATCGACGAGGCCGGGCTGATGGTGTTCGGCGTGGATCCTGCGACGTTCGACGCGCGCCCGGGCGCCCTGCTGGAGCACCTGGAACCAGCGGAGCGGGCCCGGCTCGATGTCACGATCGACGAGGCCATCACCGGCGGCAGTAATTCCTTCAGCGTCCACTTCCGTGTACCGCTGGACGACGGGACCACGCAGTGGACCCATGTCCAGGCCCGCATTCTGCGATCGAAGGACGGAATGGCACACCGGATCGTGGGGGTCGTCCGGGACGCTACGGCGGAGGTCACCCATTCGGCCTTCGTTCTCGATCTGGAAAAGCGGCGGCAGCGCCAGACAAATATCGTTGAACGAACAACGAGTGCCATGTCCCGTGCGGTGACCGTGGACGATGTGACGGCAGCCCTCACCGGACCCGGCGGGTTGGCCCGGCTCGGCGCCGACGGCCTCGCCCTGGGGCTCGTGGAGAATTCCGAGCTGAACATCGTCGCGCTGAGCGGCGAGTCGCTCGAGGTGCTCGACGGGCTCGGCTCCGGTGATCTCGACCGCAACCTCCCCCTCGCGGACGCCATCCGCAGCGGGCGCCCCCGGTTCATCACCTCCCTCTCCGCGCTGGCCCGTCGCTACCCGGGGCTGGAGCCGCATCTCGGAAAGCTGAGGTTTCGGGCAGCGGCGTACCTTCCGCTGGTGGCGCAGGCCCGGTCGCTCGGTGGTCTGGCCCTCTTCTACCGCGAGCGCACGGTCTTCAACGCGGACGAGCGCATTCTGTGCCTCGGCCTCGCGGCCATCGTGGCCCAGTCCCTGCAACGGGCGATGCTCTTCGACGAGGAGCGGGAGTTCGCCACCCAGCTCCAGTCCGCGATGCTCCCGCCCCGGATACAGGAGGTCGAGGGCGGCGAGATCGCGGTCCGGTACCACGCGGCGTGGAGCGGCCGGCAGGTCGGTGGCGACTGGTACGACGTGATCACCCTGCCCAAGAACCGTTACGGACTGGTCGTGGGGGACGTACAAGGACACGACACCCACGCGGCCGCGATCATGGGCCAGTTGCGTATCGCCCTGCGCGCGTACGCCGCCGAGGGGCACCCCCCGGCCACCGTGCTGGCACGGGCCTCACGCTTCCTCGCCGAGCTGGACACCGACCGCTTCGCCACCTGCACCTACGCCCAGGTCGACCTGGCGTCCGGAGCGGTGCAGGTGGTCCGGGCCGGGCACCTCGGCCCGTTGATCCGCCACCTCGACGGGCGGGTCGGCAGCCCACAGGTGCGCGGCGGGCTGCCGCTGGGCATCTCCACGGACCTCCAGGACGAGGAGTACCCGGAGACCCGGCTGGATCTGGTGCCCGGTGAGACGTTCGTCCTGTACACGGACGGGCTGGTGGAGGAGCCCGGAGCCGACCTCGACACCGGGATCGACGCGCTGCGCAACGAGGTGAGCGCCGGGCCCGCCGGGGCCGAGGCACTGGCCGATCACCTGTCGGAGCGACTGTGGGAACGGTGGGGGTCGGGGGACGATGTCGCACTCCTCGTCCTGCGCCGAAGCCCCGACGTTGGGTCGTCGCACGCGCCGCGGCTGCACCAGTACATTCACCAGGCGGACCCGGAAGGGCTCTCGGACGCCCGCGCGATCGTGCGCCAGGCCCTCGCCGACTGGGACATGGCCGAGTTCGCCGACGATGCCGAGCTCGTCACGGGCGAGTTGTTGGTGAACGTCCTCCTGCACACCGAGGGCGGGGCAGTCCTGACGCTGGAGGTGCTGCCCGAACCGGTGCGGCGGATCCGGCTGTCGGTCCAGGACCGGTCCAGTGCCTGGCCCCGTCGGCGTACGCCGGGCGAGACGTCCACCTCCGGCCGGGGGCTGCTCCTGCTCGACGCGGTCGCCACGCGCTGGGGCATCGAACCGAGGGGCGAGGGCAAGGCCGTCTGGTGCGAGATCGGCCCCGCTCCGCCGCCGGCCACCACACCGCCCCAGACGGTCGCGAAGCGGTGACAGACGGAAAGGGGGGTGCCGCACCACCGCGGTGGTGCGGCACCCCCCTCGACCGCGAAGCGTCAGTTCTGGGCGGTACGCCGCTTGCGGACGGCCCACAGGATGCCGCCACCGGCCAGCAGCACCGCGACGGCGGCGCCACCGATGACCGGCGTCGACGACGACGAGCCGGTCTCGGCCAGGTCCGGCGAGCTCGGGCTCGGGGCGGGCGCGGCGGGCGCGGACTCCGAGGGCTGCTGGCTCGGGGTGGCACTCGGCTCGGGCGTCCCGGTGGACGGCGTCTCCGACGGGGTCGGCTCGCCCGGGACCGACTCGGTCGGGGTCGGGGTCGGGGTCGGCGGCGTGGGGCTGGGCTCCTCGTCGCACACCTCCGCCGTCTTCGTCTCGTCGATGGAGTGCTTGCCTTCGCCGTCGGCGGCCTTGACGACCAGTCGGACGGTCAGCGGCTCGTCGTGCTCGGGGAGCGTCAGCTTCTTGTGGAACTCACGGCCGAACGTCTCGGTGGGCAGCAGGCCCTTGCCGTCCACCGTGACGGTCACCGTGTTGGGGACATCGCTCGTGTAGTTGGTGAGGTCAACAGTCACCTCGGAGCAGGTCACGGCCCAGGTGGGGGTGTGAGCCGCGGCCGGACCGGCGGAGATGACGCCTCCGGTCAGACCGACGACCGCAGCGGCCACGAGTGCTCCCGCGCCACGCCACGATCTCCTGGGTATGGTCATGGTTTCTTCCTCCAGATACGTCTCATCGCCCGAATGGCGATGGGGCGCACAGTACTGCCATCGTCCAGGAACGGCGCAGTCGCCCCATGCGTAACCCGCCGAACCAACTCCAGGCACAGCCGCGCTACTTCCGGCAATGCGGGCGGGCCCCACGCCTCGCTGCCCTCCGGTCCGGCCGAATGAGAGGATGGACTGCGCACCTATGTGCCGCCACCCGCGCGCCCGATCCTGGAGCATGACCCGTTCTATGCGATTGCTGCTGATCCGTCACGGCCAGACACCGTCCAATGTCGGCCACTTCCTGGACACCGCCCGGCCAGGTCCCGGCCTCACCGACCTCGGGCTGCGGCAGGCAGCGGCCCTCCCCGGGGCACTCACCGGGGAGGACATCGCCTCCTTGTACGCCTCCACCCTGATCCGTACGCAACTCACGGCCGCACCCCTCGCCGCGGAGCGCGGCATCGAGGTCCGGATCCGTGACGGAATCCGCGAACTGTCGGCCGGTGACCTGGAGATGCGGGCCGACGAGGACGCGGTCCGGCAGTACCTGACGACCGCCTTCGCCTGGTCCGCCGGGGACATCGACCGCCGGATGCCGGGGGGCGAGAGCGGAACGGAGGCGCTGGCCCGCTTCGAAGCCGTGGTGGCCGAGGCAGCGGGCGCCGGGGAGGGCGGGACCGTGGCGCTCGTCAGTCATGGTGCCGCCATCCGGGTGTGGACGGCCGCCCGCGCACGGAACGTCACAGTCGGGTTCGCCGCCGAACACAGCCTGGAGAACACGGGCGTGGTGGTGGTCGAGGGCTCACCGGACCTTGGGTGGACGGCTGCCTCCTGGGCCGGGACTGTCGTCCCGGGGGTCTCCGCGAGCGGCGCGGCGGACGCCGGCCCGGCGGGTCGAACGCTGCCGGGCCCGGAGCTGGGGCCGACAGCGGATCACCCCTGCGGCTGATCTCCGTGCTCACACCAGCAGGTGAGAGCGTGGCGCTGCGGAGTCGCTCTGTCGTCACAGTGCCTTGTGCATGATGTGCAGCCCCACATAGCCCTCGGTCGGGTGGTTGAAGCCCTCCGGAAGGGTTCCGATCACGTCGAAGCCGATCGAGCGGTACAGCTTGACGGCATGGGTGTTGGTCTCGACCACCGCGTTGAACTGCATGGCCCGATAACCCTGGGCGCGAGCCCAGTCGACCGAGTACTCGCACAGCGCGCGCCCCGCTCCCCGGCCGGAGTGAGCGGGGTCGACCATGTACGTGGCGCTGGCTATGTGCGCTCCGTTGCCCATGTGGTTGCGGTTCATCTTCGCCGTGCCCAGCACGGCCCCGGCATCGTCCACGGCGACGACCACTCGGCTCGGCGCTGCGACGAACCACCATCCCTCGGCGTCCTCCTCACCGAGATCGAGTGGATAGGTGAGCGTCTCGCCCGCGGAGACGATCGAATGAAAGAACGGCCAGATGGCAGGCCAGTCCTCGGAGGTTGCTTCCCTGATCAACATGCGGACAGCATGGCCCATCCGAACGTTCGGCGCGAGCACCTATCCGGCTCCGCGCCCACGCCATCCCAGCCTTGCGAGCAGCCCCTTTCCGGTCGGTGCACCCGCCGCGGCGGAGCCTGGCGCCCCGTAGCCGGCGGGCGGCGGAGCCGGCTCGGCGGCGGGTGCCGCGGTCACCGTACGGGTGCCGGCGCCGGTCCGGACGGCGGGCGCCGCTCGGATTGCACCGTCGTCCCCGGGGCGCGGGGCCGGCCGGTCCTCGCGTGCCCCGTCCAGTTCGAGCGTCAGGTTGACTCGCCGCCAGAGAATTTCGTCGGGGTGATCGGCCAGCATCAGCTCCCCCATAGCCTCCCTCGCCGCCATGGAGCCCGGGCGTCCGAAGACCGGCTCCGGCCGGACCCGCACGAGATAGGCGCGTTCATAGGGGTCGTCCACCACTTCCGCCAGTTGAACGGGGTCCAGTGCCGACGCCTGGACCGCCGTTCGCGCCCAGGGGTCCCTCGTGCGGTTCAATAGCCGCTCGATGCGCTGCGAGCGCCAGTTGCGCGGCCGCCAGTCGACGCCCGACTCGAGCATCGAGCGCATCCCCAACGGAGTCCGTCCGGCCAGCAGGTCGGGTTCCCGGGCCGCAAAGGCGGCAAGCTCGTCCGCGAGGTAGAGCCAGACCACCGCGCGGTACCGGTTCAGATAGAACGTGACCGGTGAGAGGCAGCCTGCCCGGGCAAGCCGGGTCAACCGCGCCGGGGCGATATCCAGCAGGGCCGCTCCCTCCGCTGTTCCGACGGTGCGGACCCGCTCCGCCAGGCCATCGGGAAAGCCCGGCTGCTCCCGCAGGCGCGCGATCTCCTCCTCGTGCACCCTTGGCCGCCCACCGCCCGGTGCGGCGGCGACGGCGATCAGCCCGAGGTGTACCGCGAGCTCGAACTCCGCACGCCGGATGCCCAGCTCCTGGGCCGCGCGCCCGGCCGCGACCGTCGCCGCGGGGGCGGCGGACGCGGTTGGCCCGCCTTCGCCCTCCACCGCCGTGCCGGCGTCCCCGGCATGGGCATCGCCCCGCACGCTCGTGTCGTTGGCCCGTGGGCCGCGGGTGCCGGCCCGCGCGGCCTGGGCCCTGGTGTCCGCGACCTGGGCCCCGGCGTGTGCTCGGAACACTTCCTTGACCGTCATGACTGTCCTCCCCCATCGGCTCGATCACTCTCCGTGATGACGATAGCCCGAGGGAGTCACCGCCCGTCACCCCTGTGGATAACTCTTCTCCGGCGACGGGAAGTGCAGGTCAGGTCAGGTCAGGTCAGGTCAGAAGGGTCCGATGTCTTCGGGACCGCCCTGACGAACGGAGACTCCGAGGTGTTCGCCGACCCGGTTGACGAGCAGGGTCATCTCGTAGGCGACCTGGCCGACATCGGCTTCGGCCGCGGTCAGTACGCACAGACAGCTGCCGTCGCCGGCGGCCGTCACGAAGAGCAGTGCCTCATCGAACTCGACCATGGTCTGACGCGCCCGGCCCGCCCGGAAGTGGCGCCCCGAGCCGCGCGCCAGGCTCTGCAGACCGGAGGAGACC from Streptomyces sp. CA-278952 carries:
- a CDS encoding roadblock/LC7 domain-containing protein; protein product: MPLDRGLDWLLDDLTRRVQFIRHALVLSNDGLVTGASTGLAREDAEHLAAVSSGLQSLARGSGRHFRAGRARQTMVEFDEALLFVTAAGDGSCLCVLTAAEADVGQVAYEMTLLVNRVGEHLGVSVRQGGPEDIGPF
- a CDS encoding GNAT family N-acetyltransferase gives rise to the protein MLIREATSEDWPAIWPFFHSIVSAGETLTYPLDLGEEDAEGWWFVAAPSRVVVAVDDAGAVLGTAKMNRNHMGNGAHIASATYMVDPAHSGRGAGRALCEYSVDWARAQGYRAMQFNAVVETNTHAVKLYRSIGFDVIGTLPEGFNHPTEGYVGLHIMHKAL
- a CDS encoding DUF6397 family protein — translated: MTVKEVFRAHAGAQVADTRAQAARAGTRGPRANDTSVRGDAHAGDAGTAVEGEGGPTASAAPAATVAAGRAAQELGIRRAEFELAVHLGLIAVAAAPGGGRPRVHEEEIARLREQPGFPDGLAERVRTVGTAEGAALLDIAPARLTRLARAGCLSPVTFYLNRYRAVVWLYLADELAAFAAREPDLLAGRTPLGMRSMLESGVDWRPRNWRSQRIERLLNRTRDPWARTAVQASALDPVQLAEVVDDPYERAYLVRVRPEPVFGRPGSMAAREAMGELMLADHPDEILWRRVNLTLELDGAREDRPAPRPGDDGAIRAAPAVRTGAGTRTVTAAPAAEPAPPPAGYGAPGSAAAGAPTGKGLLARLGWRGRGAG
- a CDS encoding histidine phosphatase family protein — protein: MRLLLIRHGQTPSNVGHFLDTARPGPGLTDLGLRQAAALPGALTGEDIASLYASTLIRTQLTAAPLAAERGIEVRIRDGIRELSAGDLEMRADEDAVRQYLTTAFAWSAGDIDRRMPGGESGTEALARFEAVVAEAAGAGEGGTVALVSHGAAIRVWTAARARNVTVGFAAEHSLENTGVVVVEGSPDLGWTAASWAGTVVPGVSASGAADAGPAGRTLPGPELGPTADHPCG
- a CDS encoding SpoIIE family protein phosphatase, with product MTDDERRQDAEASPLRRIDRKTNGEIRPTERLAMNRTGSFDWDLDTRTLDIDEAGLMVFGVDPATFDARPGALLEHLEPAERARLDVTIDEAITGGSNSFSVHFRVPLDDGTTQWTHVQARILRSKDGMAHRIVGVVRDATAEVTHSAFVLDLEKRRQRQTNIVERTTSAMSRAVTVDDVTAALTGPGGLARLGADGLALGLVENSELNIVALSGESLEVLDGLGSGDLDRNLPLADAIRSGRPRFITSLSALARRYPGLEPHLGKLRFRAAAYLPLVAQARSLGGLALFYRERTVFNADERILCLGLAAIVAQSLQRAMLFDEEREFATQLQSAMLPPRIQEVEGGEIAVRYHAAWSGRQVGGDWYDVITLPKNRYGLVVGDVQGHDTHAAAIMGQLRIALRAYAAEGHPPATVLARASRFLAELDTDRFATCTYAQVDLASGAVQVVRAGHLGPLIRHLDGRVGSPQVRGGLPLGISTDLQDEEYPETRLDLVPGETFVLYTDGLVEEPGADLDTGIDALRNEVSAGPAGAEALADHLSERLWERWGSGDDVALLVLRRSPDVGSSHAPRLHQYIHQADPEGLSDARAIVRQALADWDMAEFADDAELVTGELLVNVLLHTEGGAVLTLEVLPEPVRRIRLSVQDRSSAWPRRRTPGETSTSGRGLLLLDAVATRWGIEPRGEGKAVWCEIGPAPPPATTPPQTVAKR
- a CDS encoding pentapeptide repeat-containing protein, with the protein product MPDNKPTAVPTDGREALRADCANCFALCCVALTLTASADFAIDKDAGRPCPNLQDDFRCGIHTRLRPKGFSGCTVYDCFGAGQQVSQVTYGGRDWRSSPDLAAQMFQVFPVMRQLHELLWYLTEALTLPDARPLHGEIRRALEKTEWHTTRPAVDFAELDIAGHRDRVAGLLLRTSELVRAAAPRRKKRNHRGADLIGARLRGADLRAADLRGAYLIAADLSGADLRLADLIGADFRDADLSGADLTGSLFLTQAQLNAAKGNAETALPTSLSRPPHWAA
- a CDS encoding enoyl-CoA hydratase/isomerase family protein, with product MNDDRPVLLEKRGTCLHLTLNRPRALNALSHTMVRLLDEALSRAEHDESIASVLLSGAGDRGLCAGGDIRALHDDARSSGRASLEFWRDEYRLNARIARFPKPYVALMDGIVMGGGVGVSAHSGIRVVTERSRVAMPETAIGFVPDVGGTRLLATAPGQLGTHLALTGRSVGAADAVLCGLADHHVPARLLPALTEALGEPPGQNPSAAGIVQRFATEPPAGELAADRDWIDGCYAADSVEEILRRLRESGLPAAEAAADELLTKSPLALKVTLAAVRRAARLDSLEAVLDQEFRVSSRAFEHPDFVEGVRARIIDKDNAPQWKPGSLAEVDDQEVARFFAPLGPGEQELGLAPGPTPIPVNGGQAG
- a CDS encoding LAETG motif-containing sortase-dependent surface protein, whose amino-acid sequence is MTIPRRSWRGAGALVAAAVVGLTGGVISAGPAAAHTPTWAVTCSEVTVDLTNYTSDVPNTVTVTVDGKGLLPTETFGREFHKKLTLPEHDEPLTVRLVVKAADGEGKHSIDETKTAEVCDEEPSPTPPTPTPTPTESVPGEPTPSETPSTGTPEPSATPSQQPSESAPAAPAPSPSSPDLAETGSSSSTPVIGGAAVAVLLAGGGILWAVRKRRTAQN